The following coding sequences lie in one Saccharopolyspora hordei genomic window:
- a CDS encoding TetR/AcrR family transcriptional regulator C-terminal domain-containing protein: MPPAKHGLVWFDEPPPPPATEQLSRERVVAAAVALADESPSGEVTMRAIASQLGTRSPMALYRYVGSKDGLTDLMVDEVYGEVTVPPPGDWRTCLREMGLSAWAAVQRHPWFARLAFSRPPLGPNALRLYDSALAAVDELGLDAATRIGFVNTVLGQVFGSGLALLEELTTRHRTGLASDAELTEAARPYLERIRADGRYPHFSRWLGEPDPTAEVVTFEQQLEWQLDGLQRLAEERRRR, from the coding sequence ATGCCTCCTGCGAAACACGGTCTGGTCTGGTTCGACGAACCACCGCCCCCACCCGCCACCGAACAGCTCAGCCGCGAACGCGTCGTCGCCGCCGCGGTCGCCCTCGCCGACGAGAGCCCCTCGGGCGAGGTCACGATGCGCGCGATCGCGAGCCAGCTCGGGACGCGCAGCCCGATGGCGCTGTACCGCTACGTCGGCAGCAAGGACGGGCTGACCGACCTGATGGTCGACGAGGTCTACGGCGAGGTCACCGTGCCGCCGCCCGGCGACTGGCGGACCTGCCTGCGCGAGATGGGCCTGTCCGCGTGGGCCGCCGTGCAGCGGCACCCGTGGTTCGCGCGCCTGGCGTTCAGCCGCCCGCCCCTCGGCCCGAACGCGCTCCGCCTCTACGACTCCGCGCTGGCGGCGGTCGACGAGCTCGGGCTCGACGCCGCCACCCGCATCGGGTTCGTCAACACCGTCCTCGGCCAGGTCTTCGGCTCCGGGCTGGCGCTGCTGGAAGAGCTCACCACACGGCACCGGACCGGGCTGGCGTCCGACGCCGAGCTGACCGAGGCCGCGCGGCCGTACCTGGAGCGGATCCGGGCGGACGGCCGGTACCCGCACTTCTCCCGCTGGCTGGGCGAGCCGGACCCGACGGCCGAGGTGGTGACCTTCGAGCAGCAGCTGGAGTGGCAGCTCGACGGCCTGCAGCGGCTCGCCGAGGAGCGCCGCCGGCGCTGA
- the edd gene encoding phosphogluconate dehydratase, with protein MARSVQHVVHQVTERIAERSAPTRTAYLQRIRAAAAEGPARTELPCSNLAHGFAACSGPDRLAVRGATKPGVAIVSAYNDMLSAHQPFAEFPAWIKDAVREAGGVAQFAGGVPAMCDGITQGRTGMELSLFSRDVIAMATGVALSHEMFDGALLLGVCDKIVPGLLIGALSFGHLPTLLVPAGPMPSGLPNSEKSRVRQLFAEGKATREDLLEAESASYHSPGTCTFYGTANSNQLVVEVMGLHLPGASFVPPGTPLRKALTEEAARRVVTLDTPIGEVVDERAIVNGVVALLATGGSTNHTLHLPAVAAAAGIELTWDDFSELSAVVPSLAKVYPNGSADINHFAAAGGVQTLVGELLDAGLLHADVNTVAGPGLDRYRQQPFLEDGELVWRDGPRKSLDPDVLRGVDDPFAPDGGLRVLEGNLGRSVIKVSAVRAEHRTVTAPARVFDDQHEFTAAFRAGELDHDVVVVIRNQGPQANGMPELHGLTPALGVLMDRGHQVALVTDGRMSGASGKIPAAIQLTPEASAGGPLARVRDGDVIRLDADRGTLELLVPDDELAEREPAPGADRAPFGTGRELFSAFRQAVGRADRGASVFTQLQPQRSDVPA; from the coding sequence ATGGCGCGGTCAGTGCAGCACGTCGTCCACCAGGTCACCGAACGCATCGCGGAGCGCAGCGCCCCGACCCGCACCGCCTACCTGCAGCGCATCCGCGCCGCAGCCGCCGAAGGACCGGCCCGCACCGAACTGCCGTGCAGCAACCTCGCGCACGGGTTCGCCGCGTGCAGCGGCCCCGACCGGCTCGCGGTGCGCGGAGCCACCAAGCCGGGCGTGGCGATCGTCTCCGCCTACAACGACATGCTCTCCGCGCACCAGCCCTTCGCCGAGTTCCCGGCCTGGATCAAGGACGCGGTGCGCGAAGCCGGTGGTGTCGCGCAGTTCGCCGGCGGGGTGCCCGCGATGTGCGACGGCATCACCCAGGGCCGGACCGGCATGGAGCTGTCGCTGTTCTCCCGCGACGTCATCGCGATGGCCACCGGGGTGGCGCTGTCCCACGAGATGTTCGACGGGGCGCTGCTGCTCGGGGTGTGCGACAAGATCGTGCCGGGGCTGCTCATCGGCGCGCTGTCCTTCGGCCACCTGCCGACCCTGCTGGTGCCCGCCGGTCCGATGCCCTCGGGGCTGCCGAACAGCGAGAAGAGCCGCGTCCGGCAGCTGTTCGCGGAGGGCAAGGCCACCCGGGAGGACCTGCTGGAGGCCGAGTCGGCGTCCTACCACTCCCCCGGCACCTGCACCTTCTACGGCACCGCGAACTCCAACCAGCTCGTCGTCGAGGTCATGGGGCTGCACCTGCCGGGGGCGAGCTTCGTGCCGCCGGGCACCCCGCTGCGCAAGGCGCTCACCGAGGAGGCCGCCCGGCGCGTGGTCACGCTGGACACGCCGATCGGCGAGGTCGTGGACGAGCGCGCCATCGTCAACGGCGTGGTCGCGCTGCTGGCCACGGGCGGCTCCACCAACCACACGCTGCACCTGCCCGCCGTCGCCGCGGCTGCCGGCATCGAGCTGACCTGGGACGACTTCTCCGAGCTGTCCGCGGTCGTGCCGTCGCTGGCGAAGGTGTACCCGAACGGTTCCGCCGACATCAACCACTTCGCGGCCGCGGGCGGGGTGCAGACGCTGGTCGGCGAGCTGCTGGACGCGGGCCTGCTGCACGCCGACGTCAACACCGTCGCGGGCCCGGGCCTGGACCGCTACCGGCAGCAGCCGTTCCTCGAGGACGGTGAGCTGGTGTGGCGCGACGGCCCGCGCAAGAGCCTCGACCCGGACGTGCTGCGCGGGGTCGACGACCCGTTCGCGCCCGACGGCGGGCTGCGGGTGCTGGAGGGCAACCTGGGGCGCTCGGTGATCAAGGTGTCGGCGGTCCGCGCCGAGCACCGCACGGTCACCGCCCCGGCCCGGGTCTTCGACGACCAGCACGAGTTCACCGCGGCGTTCCGGGCGGGCGAGCTGGACCACGACGTCGTCGTGGTGATCCGCAACCAGGGTCCGCAGGCCAACGGCATGCCCGAGCTGCACGGCCTCACCCCGGCGCTGGGCGTGCTGATGGACCGGGGGCACCAGGTCGCGCTGGTCACCGACGGCCGCATGTCCGGCGCCTCGGGCAAGATCCCGGCGGCCATCCAGCTCACCCCGGAGGCCAGCGCGGGCGGGCCGCTGGCGCGGGTGCGGGACGGGGACGTCATCCGCCTCGACGCCGACCGCGGGACGCTGGAGCTGCTGGTGCCCGACGACGAGCTGGCCGAGCGGGAACCCGCGCCGGGCGCCGACCGGGCGCCGTTCGGCACCGGACGGGAGCTGTTCTCGGCGTTCCGGCAGGCGGTCGGGCGGGCCGACCGCGGCGCGAGCGTCTTCACGCAGCTGCAACCGCAGCGCAGCGACGTGCCAGCATGA
- the miaB gene encoding tRNA (N6-isopentenyl adenosine(37)-C2)-methylthiotransferase MiaB — MSTKTYEIRTFGCQMNVHDSERLAGMLEDAGYVRADSGDADVVVFNTCAVRENADNRLYGTLGHMRPAKERNPNMQIAVGGCLAQKDREAIVKRAPWVDVVFGTHNLGSLPALLERARHNDEAEVEILESLEVFPSTLPARRESAYSGWVSVSVGCNNTCTFCIVPSLRGKEKDRRPGEVLAEVQALVSEGVLEVTLLGQNVNAYGVEFGDRFAFGKLLRSCGEIEGLERVRFTSPHPRDFTDDVIEAMAETPNVCPQLHMPLQSGSDRILKAMRRSYRSERYLNILRNVREAMPDAAITTDIIVGFPGETEEDFEATLEVVRQARFSSAFTFQYSKRPGTPAAELPDQLPKEVVQERYDRLVALQNEISWEENKELVGRSVELLVAEGEGRKDAETHRLTGRARDGRLVHFTPTGAVDREVRPGDVVHTTITRAAPHHLVADTDITAHRRTRAGDHWEEGVRPKTSGVTLGLPSFGAPAPQPSAEQGCAC; from the coding sequence GTGAGCACGAAGACCTACGAGATCCGCACCTTCGGCTGCCAGATGAACGTGCACGACTCCGAGCGCCTCGCGGGGATGCTGGAGGACGCCGGGTACGTGCGCGCCGACTCGGGCGATGCGGACGTGGTCGTGTTCAACACCTGCGCGGTCCGCGAGAACGCGGACAACCGCCTCTACGGCACCCTCGGCCACATGCGCCCCGCCAAGGAGCGCAACCCGAACATGCAGATCGCCGTGGGCGGCTGCCTGGCGCAGAAGGACCGGGAGGCGATCGTCAAGCGCGCCCCGTGGGTGGACGTCGTCTTCGGCACCCACAACCTGGGGTCGCTGCCTGCGCTGCTGGAGCGCGCGCGGCACAACGACGAGGCCGAGGTCGAGATCCTGGAGAGCCTCGAGGTCTTCCCCTCCACGCTGCCGGCCCGCCGCGAATCCGCCTACTCCGGCTGGGTCTCGGTGTCGGTGGGCTGCAACAACACCTGCACCTTCTGCATCGTGCCGTCGCTGCGCGGCAAGGAGAAGGACCGCCGCCCCGGCGAGGTCCTCGCCGAGGTGCAGGCGCTGGTGTCCGAGGGCGTGCTCGAGGTGACGCTGCTCGGGCAGAACGTCAACGCCTACGGCGTCGAGTTCGGCGACCGCTTCGCGTTCGGCAAGCTGCTGCGCTCCTGCGGGGAGATCGAGGGCCTGGAGCGGGTCCGCTTCACCTCGCCGCACCCGCGCGACTTCACCGACGACGTCATCGAGGCGATGGCCGAGACGCCGAACGTGTGCCCGCAGCTGCACATGCCGCTGCAGTCCGGCTCCGACCGGATCCTCAAGGCGATGCGCCGCTCCTACCGGTCCGAGCGGTACCTGAACATCCTGCGCAACGTCCGCGAGGCGATGCCGGACGCGGCCATCACCACCGACATCATCGTCGGCTTCCCCGGGGAGACCGAGGAGGACTTCGAGGCGACCTTGGAGGTCGTCCGGCAGGCCCGGTTCTCCAGCGCGTTCACCTTCCAGTACTCCAAGCGGCCCGGCACGCCCGCCGCGGAGCTGCCCGACCAGCTGCCCAAGGAGGTCGTGCAGGAGCGCTACGACCGGCTGGTCGCGCTGCAGAACGAGATCTCCTGGGAGGAGAACAAGGAGCTCGTCGGCCGCTCGGTGGAGCTGCTGGTCGCCGAGGGGGAGGGGCGCAAGGACGCCGAGACCCACCGGCTGACCGGCCGGGCCCGCGACGGCCGGCTGGTGCACTTCACCCCGACCGGTGCCGTGGACCGCGAGGTCCGGCCCGGGGACGTCGTGCACACCACCATCACCCGCGCCGCCCCGCACCACCTGGTCGCCGACACCGACATCACCGCGCACCGGCGCACCCGGGCGGGCGACCACTGGGAAGAGGGCGTGCGGCCGAAGACCTCGGGCGTGACGCTCGGGTTGCCGTCCTTCGGGGCCCCGGCCCCGCAGCCGAGCGCGGAACAGGGATGTGCGTGTTGA
- a CDS encoding glutamate ABC transporter substrate-binding protein — protein MRAKKMRLVTVLAASLALALTSCGREGAPGGGDESQVQFEVAQNVQVEGSPTFDRMKQRGRVEVGVKEDQPGLGFRDPVTNQYSGFDIEIARMIAAQLGFDPNTQIDYKPIPSTAREQAISTGEVDYYVGTYTINDKRKEQVGFAGPYYMAGQDLLVRADNTDITGKDSLKGKKVCSATGSTPIQKVKSEQLTEPQNIVEFQRYSECVQQLLDGQVDAVTTDDAILKGYAAQDPDKLKVVGKTFSEEPYGVGLSRDDTALRNKINDILEQAAKSGEWKRIYDATLGKSGSTAEPPAVDRY, from the coding sequence ATGCGAGCCAAGAAGATGCGGTTGGTGACCGTGCTGGCAGCGTCGCTGGCGCTGGCACTGACCAGCTGTGGCCGGGAAGGCGCGCCCGGGGGCGGTGACGAGTCGCAGGTCCAGTTCGAAGTGGCCCAGAACGTGCAGGTCGAAGGCTCGCCGACGTTCGACCGGATGAAGCAGCGGGGCCGCGTCGAGGTCGGTGTCAAGGAGGACCAGCCGGGGCTGGGCTTCCGCGACCCGGTGACCAACCAGTACTCCGGCTTCGACATCGAGATCGCCCGGATGATCGCCGCGCAGCTCGGGTTCGACCCGAACACGCAGATCGACTACAAGCCGATCCCCTCCACCGCGCGCGAGCAGGCGATCTCCACCGGTGAGGTGGACTACTACGTCGGCACCTACACGATCAACGACAAGCGCAAGGAGCAGGTCGGGTTCGCCGGGCCGTACTACATGGCCGGCCAGGACCTGCTGGTCCGCGCGGACAACACCGACATCACCGGCAAGGACTCGCTCAAGGGCAAGAAGGTCTGCTCGGCGACCGGGTCGACCCCGATCCAGAAGGTCAAGAGCGAGCAGCTGACCGAGCCGCAGAACATCGTCGAGTTCCAGCGCTACTCCGAGTGCGTGCAGCAGCTGCTCGACGGCCAGGTGGACGCGGTCACCACCGACGACGCCATCCTCAAGGGCTACGCGGCCCAGGACCCGGACAAGCTGAAGGTCGTCGGCAAGACGTTCTCCGAGGAGCCCTACGGCGTCGGCCTGTCCCGCGACGACACCGCGCTGCGCAACAAGATCAACGACATCCTGGAGCAGGCGGCGAAGAGCGGCGAGTGGAAGCGCATCTACGACGCCACGCTCGGCAAGTCCGGCAGCACCGCCGAACCGCCCGCGGTGGACCGCTACTGA
- a CDS encoding FAD-dependent oxidoreductase: MNVQRTRDGQVLVVGGGLVGLTTALVLRHHGVDVTLVEKRATTSPQPKARRLHMRSMEVFRELGLAAAVREAARDLAEHDHMATGRTLADARQLPLWQPTGPGEQPVEASPELPCLVAQDVLEPVLRRAAEDAGARVLFSTELTSFAQDADGVLAALRDRAGRESSLRAAHLVAADGARSPVRAALGIPRSGRGAIGGPQVSVYFHADLSAVVRGREFNLCRLEHPAAPGALASVDGRTRWVFLANGGDPDRDWPALLRTVLGVPAPDLDVRSVLRWQPEELVADRYSDGRVHLVGDAAHVMPPFAALGANTGIDDAHNLGWKLAAVLSGTAAPALLDSYDAERRPAGRFAADQSSRRSADVTSEPDAALAHPFVLAAGGFQYPAGAFVGDGGEAEPVTEFAPAGRVATRVPHRWLGPGRTLSTVDLAGPGWALAVADDPHRWRTDGVPVHRLDADFLSPGEGLLLRPDDVVAWRGTDPTAPAAVRAELLAG; encoded by the coding sequence GTGAATGTACAACGTACACGCGATGGTCAGGTGCTGGTGGTCGGCGGTGGCCTGGTGGGCCTGACGACGGCGCTCGTCCTGCGGCACCACGGCGTCGACGTGACCCTCGTGGAGAAGCGCGCCACGACCTCACCGCAGCCCAAGGCACGTCGGCTCCACATGCGCAGCATGGAGGTCTTCCGCGAGCTCGGGCTCGCCGCAGCCGTCCGCGAGGCCGCGCGCGACCTCGCCGAGCACGACCACATGGCCACCGGGCGCACGCTCGCCGACGCCCGGCAGCTCCCGCTGTGGCAGCCCACCGGGCCGGGGGAGCAGCCGGTCGAGGCCAGCCCGGAACTGCCGTGCCTGGTCGCGCAGGACGTGCTGGAGCCGGTCCTGCGCCGGGCGGCCGAGGACGCCGGGGCTCGGGTGCTGTTCAGCACCGAGCTCACCTCGTTCGCGCAGGACGCCGACGGGGTGCTGGCCGCGCTGCGCGACCGGGCCGGGCGGGAGAGCAGCCTGCGCGCCGCGCACCTCGTCGCCGCCGACGGTGCGCGCAGCCCGGTCCGGGCCGCGTTGGGGATCCCGCGCTCCGGGCGCGGCGCGATCGGCGGGCCGCAGGTCAGCGTCTACTTCCACGCCGACCTGTCCGCGGTGGTGCGCGGCCGGGAGTTCAACCTCTGCAGGCTGGAGCACCCGGCCGCACCGGGCGCGCTGGCCTCGGTGGACGGGCGGACCCGCTGGGTGTTCCTGGCGAACGGCGGTGACCCCGACCGGGACTGGCCCGCGCTGCTGCGCACCGTCCTCGGCGTTCCCGCACCGGACCTCGACGTGCGCAGCGTGCTGCGCTGGCAGCCGGAGGAGCTGGTCGCCGACCGCTACTCCGACGGGCGGGTGCACCTGGTCGGGGACGCCGCCCACGTGATGCCCCCGTTCGCCGCGCTCGGCGCGAACACCGGCATCGACGACGCGCACAACCTCGGCTGGAAGCTCGCCGCGGTGCTCTCCGGGACCGCCGCGCCCGCGCTGCTGGACAGCTACGACGCCGAGCGGCGCCCGGCGGGGCGGTTCGCCGCCGACCAGTCGAGTCGGCGCTCGGCGGACGTGACGTCCGAACCGGACGCCGCGCTGGCCCACCCGTTCGTGCTCGCCGCGGGCGGGTTCCAGTACCCGGCCGGGGCGTTCGTCGGCGACGGCGGCGAGGCCGAACCGGTCACCGAGTTCGCCCCGGCCGGGCGAGTCGCCACCCGCGTCCCGCACCGGTGGCTCGGCCCCGGGCGCACGCTGTCCACGGTGGACCTCGCCGGTCCGGGGTGGGCGCTCGCGGTGGCCGACGACCCGCACCGCTGGCGGACCGACGGCGTCCCGGTGCACCGCCTGGACGCCGACTTCCTGTCCCCGGGGGAAGGCCTGCTGCTCCGGCCGGACGACGTGGTCGCCTGGCGCGGCACCGACCCCACCGCCCCGGCCGCGGTCCGGGCCGAACTGCTGGCCGGCTGA
- a CDS encoding amino acid ABC transporter ATP-binding protein → MIRMSAVDKYFGSLHVLREIDLEVPRGQVVVVLGPSGSGKSTLCRAINRLEPIDAGRIEIDGVPLPSEGRALAELRADVGMVFQQFNLFAHKTILENVTLGPVKVRKQDKGAARTTAMELLERVGIADQADKYPAQLSGGQQQRVAIARALAMKPKVMLFDEPTSALDPEMVNEVLDVMTDLAAEGMTMVVVTHEMGFARRAAHRVLFMADGEIVEDAEPDAFFDHPKSDRAKDFLGKILTH, encoded by the coding sequence ATGATCCGGATGTCCGCGGTCGACAAGTACTTCGGTTCCTTGCACGTGCTGCGGGAGATCGACCTGGAAGTGCCCCGCGGGCAGGTCGTGGTCGTCCTCGGGCCGTCCGGGTCGGGCAAGTCGACGTTGTGCCGCGCGATCAACCGCCTGGAGCCGATCGACGCGGGCCGCATCGAGATCGACGGGGTCCCGCTGCCCTCCGAGGGCCGGGCGCTGGCTGAACTGCGCGCTGACGTCGGCATGGTGTTCCAGCAGTTCAACCTGTTCGCGCACAAGACGATCCTGGAGAACGTGACCCTCGGGCCGGTCAAGGTCCGCAAGCAGGACAAGGGCGCCGCGCGCACCACCGCGATGGAGCTGCTCGAGCGGGTCGGCATCGCCGACCAGGCCGACAAGTACCCGGCGCAGCTCTCCGGTGGCCAGCAGCAGCGCGTCGCGATCGCCCGCGCGCTGGCGATGAAGCCGAAGGTGATGCTGTTCGACGAACCCACCTCGGCGCTGGACCCGGAGATGGTCAACGAGGTGCTGGACGTCATGACCGACCTCGCCGCCGAGGGCATGACCATGGTGGTCGTCACGCACGAGATGGGCTTCGCGCGCCGGGCCGCGCACCGGGTGCTGTTCATGGCCGACGGCGAGATCGTCGAGGACGCCGAACCGGACGCGTTCTTCGACCACCCGAAGAGCGACCGGGCCAAGGACTTCCTCGGCAAGATCCTCACCCACTGA
- a CDS encoding DHA2 family efflux MFS transporter permease subunit, protein MLIGVLVVSAFVMILNETILSVALRDLTRDLGVSTTTTQWLTSGFLLTMAVVIPTTGFLLERFTPRQVFLAAQSLFSAGTLLSALAPGFAVLLVGRVVQACGTAVMVPLLMTSVMRLVPADKRGATMGTITIVIAVAPAVGPTIGGAVLGSLGWRWMFWIVLPLAVIALAIGAVWMRLGGETRSVPLDLFSVLLSAVGFGGLLYGLSSIGESGGQQQVAPWIPIAVGAVALAAFGARQVRLQRHDRALLDLRPLTNRAFGVALVLSALLFMCLLGAGAILLPLYLQTVLHETTFVSGLAVLPGGLVLGLLGRPVGRLFDRFGARPLVIPGAAALAVSLCLFATLGPDSSLATVIAIHVVLMGGLGLMMTPLMTASLSALPDHLYSHGSAILATLQQVAGAFGTAVFVTVSALGSAAGSGAPDAAGLRTAFVVAGGVGVLAFVTSLFLRTPDTAAERAPVH, encoded by the coding sequence ATGCTGATCGGTGTGCTGGTCGTCTCGGCCTTCGTGATGATCCTGAACGAGACGATCCTGAGCGTCGCGCTGCGCGACCTCACCCGCGACCTCGGGGTCAGCACCACGACCACGCAGTGGTTGACCAGCGGCTTCCTGCTCACCATGGCGGTGGTCATCCCCACCACCGGCTTCCTGCTCGAGCGCTTCACGCCGCGCCAGGTCTTCCTGGCCGCGCAGTCGCTGTTCAGCGCAGGCACCCTGCTCAGCGCCCTGGCGCCGGGCTTCGCGGTGCTGCTGGTGGGGCGCGTGGTGCAGGCGTGCGGCACCGCGGTGATGGTGCCGCTGCTGATGACCTCGGTGATGCGGCTGGTGCCGGCCGACAAGCGCGGCGCGACGATGGGCACGATCACCATCGTCATCGCGGTCGCCCCGGCCGTCGGCCCGACGATCGGCGGCGCGGTGCTGGGGTCGCTGGGCTGGCGCTGGATGTTCTGGATCGTGCTGCCGCTGGCGGTGATCGCGCTGGCGATCGGGGCGGTGTGGATGCGGCTGGGCGGCGAGACGCGGTCGGTGCCGCTGGACCTGTTCTCGGTGCTGCTGTCCGCGGTCGGCTTCGGCGGCCTGCTCTACGGCCTGTCCTCGATCGGTGAGTCCGGTGGGCAGCAGCAGGTGGCGCCGTGGATCCCCATCGCGGTGGGCGCGGTGGCGCTGGCCGCGTTCGGGGCGCGGCAGGTCCGCCTGCAGCGCCACGACCGGGCCCTGCTCGACCTGCGCCCGCTGACCAACCGGGCCTTCGGCGTGGCCCTGGTGCTGAGCGCCCTGCTGTTCATGTGCCTGCTGGGTGCGGGGGCGATCCTGCTGCCGCTGTACCTGCAGACGGTGCTGCACGAGACGACCTTCGTCAGCGGCTTGGCGGTGCTGCCGGGCGGCCTGGTGCTGGGCCTGCTCGGGCGCCCGGTGGGCCGGTTGTTCGACCGCTTCGGCGCCCGGCCGCTGGTGATCCCCGGCGCGGCGGCCCTGGCGGTGTCGCTGTGCCTGTTCGCCACGCTCGGCCCGGACTCGTCGCTGGCCACGGTCATCGCGATCCACGTGGTGCTGATGGGCGGTCTCGGGCTGATGATGACGCCGCTGATGACCGCGTCGCTGAGCGCGCTGCCCGACCACCTCTACTCGCACGGCAGCGCGATCCTGGCGACCCTGCAGCAGGTGGCGGGCGCGTTCGGCACCGCGGTGTTCGTGACGGTCTCCGCCCTGGGCAGCGCGGCCGGGAGCGGCGCGCCGGACGCGGCCGGGCTGCGCACGGCGTTCGTCGTCGCGGGCGGCGTCGGCGTGCTGGCGTTCGTCACGTCGTTGTTCCTGCGGACGCCGGACACCGCGGCGGAGCGGGCGCCGGTGCACTGA
- a CDS encoding amino acid ABC transporter permease, translating to MFDILVEYGDVLARGFLRTIELFLLSAAGSLVLGTVLATLRVSPVPALRAVGTGYVTLLRNTPLTLVFFFFVFAYPKLELVQFPFFTAAVIALTIYTSAFVCEVVRSGINTVPVGQAEAARSIGLGFGQSLTQVILPQAFRATVPPLVSVLIALLKNTTVAAGFSVNEVGSVIPFLNEQGEPTLNAFIWIAVGFLVLVVPLTLVQRSFEKRWSVSR from the coding sequence TTGTTCGACATCTTGGTGGAGTACGGCGACGTCCTCGCCAGGGGGTTCCTGCGCACCATCGAGCTCTTCCTGCTGTCCGCGGCGGGGTCGCTGGTGCTGGGCACGGTCCTGGCGACGTTGCGGGTCAGCCCGGTCCCCGCGCTGCGGGCGGTCGGCACCGGGTACGTGACGCTGCTGCGCAACACCCCGCTGACGCTGGTGTTCTTCTTCTTCGTCTTCGCCTACCCCAAGCTGGAGCTGGTCCAGTTCCCGTTCTTCACCGCGGCGGTGATCGCGCTGACGATCTACACCTCGGCGTTCGTCTGCGAGGTGGTGCGGTCGGGCATCAACACCGTCCCGGTCGGGCAGGCCGAGGCGGCGCGTTCCATCGGGCTGGGCTTCGGCCAGTCGCTGACCCAGGTGATCCTGCCGCAGGCGTTCCGCGCCACGGTGCCGCCGCTGGTGAGCGTGCTGATCGCGCTGTTGAAGAACACCACGGTCGCGGCCGGGTTCAGCGTGAACGAGGTCGGCTCGGTCATCCCGTTCCTCAACGAGCAGGGTGAGCCGACGCTCAACGCCTTCATCTGGATCGCCGTCGGTTTCCTCGTCCTGGTCGTCCCGCTGACCCTGGTGCAGCGCAGCTTCGAGAAGCGGTGGAGCGTGTCCCGATGA
- a CDS encoding transporter substrate-binding domain-containing protein gives MRIRVLALASLTAVLAGCGGQDAEVAQNAVPERPPAPATSAATPAPSAGTSVELSTSPTLGEIQQRRKVRVGVRVDAPPAFLSRDPAGGYTGFDAEIARDLAQRLGLRPEDVQFRRLPATQLQNAVLSGDVDLLLGGTAGGPQLAAVGPYAVTDAERNVVIRADDPLWADELRRMLDAAVADGAWQRAYETTLGAAGIEARPRP, from the coding sequence ATGCGCATTCGCGTGCTCGCGCTGGCGTCGTTGACCGCGGTGCTGGCGGGCTGCGGCGGCCAGGACGCGGAGGTCGCGCAGAACGCGGTGCCCGAGCGGCCGCCCGCTCCCGCCACGTCCGCCGCGACCCCGGCGCCGTCCGCGGGCACGTCGGTGGAGCTGTCCACCTCGCCGACCCTGGGGGAGATCCAGCAGCGCCGGAAGGTGCGGGTCGGCGTGCGCGTCGACGCGCCCCCGGCGTTCCTCAGCCGCGACCCGGCCGGCGGCTACACGGGCTTCGACGCGGAGATCGCGCGCGACCTCGCCCAGCGCCTCGGCCTGCGGCCGGAGGACGTGCAGTTCCGGCGCCTGCCCGCGACCCAGCTGCAGAACGCGGTGCTCTCCGGCGACGTCGACCTGCTGCTCGGCGGCACGGCCGGCGGTCCGCAGCTGGCCGCGGTCGGGCCGTACGCGGTCACCGACGCCGAGCGGAACGTCGTGATCCGGGCCGACGACCCGCTGTGGGCCGACGAGCTGCGGCGGATGCTCGACGCCGCGGTCGCCGACGGGGCCTGGCAGCGCGCCTACGAGACGACCCTCGGCGCGGCGGGCATCGAGGCCCGGCCCCGGCCCTGA
- a CDS encoding amino acid ABC transporter permease gives MSSVLFDTPGPRARARNRLISVISAVVVLGLLGYVLLRFYETGQFDASKWEWLLYEQIQLELLGALWNTVRAFLMGAVLALAFGAVFALGRLSDHAWLRVPCAAVVELFRAIPLVVLIFFLYYAAPSLGVNFGQYWSVVLGLTLYNGSVLAEVFRAGVTALPKGQTEAAYSIGMRKNQVMRTVVLPQAVRMMLPAIISQLVVLLKDSALGFLITYQELLYYARYLGGIPTLDRPIIPVSLVVAAIYISMCLLLAWVANYLERRNRRAKKTEQLAPAAKPVAEATVGD, from the coding sequence ATGAGCAGCGTCCTGTTCGACACCCCCGGGCCGCGCGCCCGCGCGCGCAACCGGCTGATCAGCGTCATCAGCGCGGTCGTGGTGCTGGGACTGCTGGGCTACGTGCTGCTGCGGTTCTACGAGACCGGCCAGTTCGACGCCAGCAAGTGGGAGTGGCTGCTCTACGAGCAGATCCAGCTCGAGCTGCTGGGCGCGCTGTGGAACACCGTTCGCGCGTTCCTGATGGGTGCCGTGCTGGCCCTGGCCTTCGGCGCGGTGTTCGCGCTGGGCCGGCTCTCCGACCACGCCTGGTTGCGGGTGCCGTGCGCCGCGGTGGTGGAGCTGTTCCGCGCGATCCCGCTGGTCGTGCTGATCTTCTTCCTGTACTACGCGGCGCCGTCACTGGGCGTGAACTTCGGCCAGTACTGGTCGGTCGTGCTGGGCCTGACGCTGTACAACGGCTCGGTGCTGGCCGAGGTGTTCCGGGCCGGGGTCACCGCGCTGCCCAAGGGGCAGACCGAGGCCGCCTACTCCATCGGCATGCGCAAGAACCAGGTCATGCGGACCGTGGTGCTGCCGCAGGCGGTGCGCATGATGCTGCCGGCGATCATCAGCCAGCTGGTGGTGCTGCTCAAGGACAGCGCGCTGGGCTTCCTGATCACCTACCAGGAGCTGCTGTACTACGCGCGCTACCTCGGCGGCATCCCGACGCTGGACCGGCCGATCATCCCGGTCAGCCTGGTGGTGGCGGCGATCTACATCTCGATGTGCCTGCTGCTGGCGTGGGTCGCGAACTACCTGGAGCGGCGCAACCGCCGGGCGAAGAAGACCGAGCAGCTGGCCCCGGCCGCCAAGCCGGTGGCGGAAGCCACCGTCGGCGACTGA